In Methanobacterium sp., a single genomic region encodes these proteins:
- a CDS encoding nuclear transport factor 2 family protein has protein sequence MRADRNTESEIMEVLNKYAKAYSDKDINTMMSLFVDDSDFVAIGTGKDEWIQGYNQLKTGFKRDFSQADNIKIGFEKITISNAGNVSWVSAIMTMNAEVSGGAGVLCGRLSMILEKRENKWLLTHIHFSLPATEQEEGYSYPDSIYNYSY, from the coding sequence ATGAGAGCTGATAGAAACACCGAATCTGAAATTATGGAGGTGCTAAATAAGTATGCAAAGGCATATTCAGATAAAGATATTAATACTATGATGAGTTTATTTGTAGATGACTCTGATTTTGTGGCGATAGGCACAGGTAAAGATGAATGGATTCAGGGATATAATCAGCTTAAAACAGGATTTAAACGTGATTTTTCCCAAGCAGATAACATTAAAATAGGATTTGAAAAAATTACAATTTCCAATGCAGGTAATGTATCATGGGTATCTGCAATAATGACAATGAACGCGGAAGTTTCAGGAGGAGCGGGTGTTTTATGCGGCCGTTTAAGTATGATTCTTGAAAAAAGAGAGAACAAATGGCTTTTAACACATATACATTTTTCTTTACCTGCAACAGAACAGGAAGAAGGTTATTCATATCCAGATAGTATATATAATTACTCTTATTAA